From a single Miscanthus floridulus cultivar M001 chromosome 8, ASM1932011v1, whole genome shotgun sequence genomic region:
- the LOC136476247 gene encoding lysine histidine transporter-like 2: MGTQAPPQSFSSQKEKDDGGRTQQEKSIDDWLPINSSRKAKWWYSAFHNVTAMVGAGVLGLPYAMSELGWGPGIAVMILSWIITLYTLWQMVEMHEMVPGKRFDRYHELGQHVFGERLGLWLVVPQQLAVEVSLNIIYMVTGGQSLKKFHDVICDGNCKDFKLSYFIMIFASIHFVLSQLPNFNSISAVSLAAAIMSVSYSTIAWGASLDKGKGADVDYHLRATTTPGKVFGFLGGLGDVAFAYSGHNVVLEIQSTIPSTPEKPSKKAMWKGAFVAYVIVAICYFPVTFVGYWAFGSGVDENILITLSKPKWLIALANMFVVIHVIGSYQIYAMPVFDMIETVLVKKLWFAPSLKLRLIARSVYVAFTMFVGITFPFFGGLLSFFGGLAFSPTTYFLPCIMWLKVYKPKRFGLSWFINWICIVIGVLLLILGPIGGLRQIILSATTYKFYE; this comes from the exons ATGGGGACGCAAGCACCGCCCCAGAGCTTCTCTTCTCAAAAG gagaaggacgatggcggCAGGACCCAACAGGAGAAGTCGATCGATGACTGGCTCCCTATCAACTCCTCCAGAAAGGCCAAGTGGTGGTACTCCGCCTTCCACAATGTCACCGCCATGGTTGGTGCCGGCGTGCTTGGCCTTCCCTATGCCATGTCCGAGCTTGGCTG GGGTCCTGGCATCGCGGTGATGATCCTGTCATGGATCATCACGCTGTACACGCTATGGCAGATGGTGGAGATGCACGAGATGGTGCCAGGGAAGCGGTTCGACCGGTACCACGAGCTCGGGCAGCACGTGTTCGGCGAGCGGCTGGGCCTCTGGCTCGTGGTGCCGCAGCAGCTCGCGGTGGAGGTGAGCCTCAACATCATTTACATGGTCACCGGCGGCCAGTCCCTCAAGAAGTTCCACGACGTCATCTGCGACGGCAACTGCAAGGACTTCAAGCTCTCCTACTTCATCATGATCTTCGCCTCCATCCACTTTGTGCTCTCCCAGCTCCCCAACTTCAACTCCATCTCCGCTGTCTCCCTCGCTGCCGCCATCATGTCGGTCAG TTACTCGACTATTGCGTGGGGCGCATCCCTTGACAAGGGGAAGGGCGCAGACGTGGACTATCATCTGCGCGCGACGACGACTCCAGGGAAGGTGTTCGGCTTCCTCGGGGGCCTAGGGGACGTCGCATTTGCGTATTCGGGGCACAATGTGGTGCTGGAGATCCAGTCCACCATCCCGTCCACGCCGGAGAAACCATCTAAGAAGGCCATGTGGAAGGGCGCCTTCGTCGCCTACGTCATCGTCGCCATCTGCTACTTCCCCGTCACATTCGTTGGGTACTGGGCCTTCGGCAGTGGCGTCGACGAGAACATCCTCATCACGCTCTCCAAGCCTAAGTGGCTCATTGCCCTCGCCAACATGTTTGTCGTCATCCATGTCATTGGCAGTTACCAG ATTTATGCCATGCCGGTGTTTGACATGATAGAGACGGTGCTGGTGAAGAAACTGTGGTTCGCTCCAAGCCTAAAGCTCCGTCTTATTGCCCGGAGTGTCTATGTTG CGTTCACAATGTTTGTAGGCATCACTTTCCCCTTCTTCGGTGGATTGCTCAGTTTCTTTGGTGGATTAGCCTTTTCACCAACAACTTATTTT CTTCCCTGCATCATGTGGCTCAAGGTTTACAAGCCCAAACGGTTCGGCCTTTCATGGTTCATCAACTGG ATCTGCATTGTAATTGGAGTGCTGCTGCTGATTCTGGGTCCGATAGGAGGGCTCCGGCAGATCATTTTGTCAGCCACGACATACAAATTCTACGAGTAA